In Erigeron canadensis isolate Cc75 chromosome 6, C_canadensis_v1, whole genome shotgun sequence, the following are encoded in one genomic region:
- the LOC122603892 gene encoding probable pectate lyase P59: MEGGQCNQVLVLCFILVAIVPWSMAHSTAISIRSPQVKKNKGQCKAYNPIDKCWRCDRNWGKNRKRLADCAKGFGHGTYGGKMGRIYVVNDSSDRNVIDPKPGTLRHAVLQPEPLWIIFSSKMTIRLTQELIFTSDKTIDGRGCEVHVAGGAGFMLQFVHNVIIHGLHMYDIVEGSGGMIRSKTDHVGIRGRSDGDAISIFKSSQVWVDHCSFASSYDGLIDIVAASTNVTISNCHFVKHDKALLFGASDKTPEDKIMKVTLAYNHFGKGLTQRLPAVRFGFVHVVNNDYTEWQSYAIGGADGATIISQGNRFTAANGACKEVTKREQVPESIWRKWTWRSEGDLLLNGAYFRQSGNPHWAKTYKGYPLIPAQPAVTVPQLTKYVGASLNCKVGSPC, encoded by the exons ATGGAAGGGGGCCAATGTAATCAAGTTCTTGTTTTATGTTTCATACTTGTTGCAATTGTCCCATGGTCCATGGCTCACAGCACAGCTATCAGCATCAGGAGTCCccaagttaaaaaaaacaaaggtcAGTGCAAAGCCTATAACCCCATCGACAAATGTTGGAGGTGCGATCGCAACTGGGGTAAAAACCGAAAAAGGCTAGCTGATTGTGCCAAAGGGTTTGGCCATGGGACCTATGGTGGCAAAATGGGCCGAATCTATGTTGTGAATGACTCATCAGACAGAAATGTAATTGACCCTAAACCGGGCACCCTACGCCATGCAGTCCTCCAGCCCGAACCACTCTGGATCATCTTCTCGAGCAAAATGACCATCAGGCTCACCCAAGAGCTTATATTTACGTCTGACAAGACCATTGACGGTCGGGGGTGTGAAGTCCACGTGGCAGGTGGTGCTGGTTTCATGCTCCAATTCGTTCACAATGTCATTATCCATGGCCTTCACATGTATGACATTGTTGAGGGCTCAGGTGGCATGATCAGGTCAAAAACTGATCATGTTGGCATACGAGGGAGAAGCGATGGGGATGCCATTTCCATCTTTAAATCCTCACAGGTGTGGGTTGATCACTGCTCCTTTGCTAGCAGTTATGACGGGCTTATTGATATCGTTGCAGCTTCCACCAATGTCACCATTTCAAATTGCCACTTCGTCAAGCACGACAAG GCTTTGCTGTTTGGTGCAAGTGACAAAACCCCAGAGGACAAGATAATGAAGGTGACATTGGCTTACAACCATTTTGGAAAAGGATTGACACAACGGCTACCAGCAGTGAGATTCGGGTTTGTACACGTGGTTAACAACGACTACACAGAATGGCAATCATATGCCATTGGAGGTGCTGACGGTGCAACTATCATAAGCCAAGGAAACCGGTTTACGGCAGCAAATGGTGCATGTAAAGAGGTGACGAAAAGAGAGCAGGTTCCAGAATCCATATGGCGTAAATGGACATGGAGAAGTGAAGGTGATTTGTTACTGAACGGAGCTTATTTCCGACAATCAGGTAACCCACATTGGGCAAAAACATACAAGGGTTACCCATTGATACCGGCGCAACCGGCTGTGACCGTACCACAACTTACCAAATACGTTGGTGCCTCATTGAATTGTAAGGTGGGATCCCCTTGTTGA
- the LOC122606164 gene encoding probable auxin efflux carrier component 8 has protein sequence MISLNEALSIVAATIPLYVAMILAYNSVKWFKLFSPEQCSGINKFVAKFSIPFLSFQVISKSNPYKMNLKLICADVLQKVIALIGLAIITKIRSNGHINWIITGISLTTLPNTLILGIPLLKAMYGNEAVVLLAQIVALQSLIWYNLLLFLFELSAAKEVHVTQPAAATVLVLTSSIDLLSQEDLQAQQEAQGIPRRRKTMQVLVTVGKKLLINPNSHATIAGFAWAFISFGCNVKLPKVVESSISIMSDGGLGMAMFSIGLFMASQARIVACGTRLTLLAMVLKFIVGPAIMAVPSIAVGLKGIPFKTAVIQAALPQGIVPFVFAKEYNVHPNILSTGIIVGLLVTLPIALVYYLLLGL, from the exons ATGATTTCCTTAAATGAGGCTTTAAGTATTGTGGCAGCTACAATTCCATTGTATGTTGCCATGATCTTGGCTTATAATTCTGTAAAATGGTTCAAACTTTTCAGCCCAGAACAATGCTCCGGCATAAACAAATTTGTTGCTAAATTCTCTATTCCTTTTTTATCGTTCCAAGTGATTTCTAAAAGCAACCCATACAAAATGAACCTCAAGCTAATCTGTGCTGATGTTCTTCAAAAGGTCATTGCCTTAATTGGGTTGGCAATAATCACAAAAATTCGATCAAATGGACATATAAATTGGATCATAACGGGTATTTCTTTGACAACATTACCAAACACTTTGATCCTCGGGATCCCACTACTAAAGGCAATGTATGGAAATGAAGCAGTGGTGCTTCTTGCACAGATAGTTGCACTACAGAGCCTAATTTGGTACAACTTATTATTGTTTCTCTTTGAGCTATCGGCTGCAAAGGAAGTTCACGTGACACaaccagcagcagcaacgg TTCTTGTTCTCACATCATCCATTGACCTTTTGAGTCAAGAGGATCTGCAGGCCCAACAAGAAGCACAAGGAATCCcgagaagaagaaaaacaatgCAAGTTCTAGTAACTGTAGGGAAGAAACTTTTAATAAATCCTAATTCTCACGCAACTATTGCAGGCTTTGCATGGGCATTCATAAGCTTCGG GTGTAATGTAAAATTGCCAAAGGTTGTAGAAAGTTCGATATCTATAATGTCAGATGGAGGACTTGGAATGGCAATGTTCAGCATAG GTTTGTTTATGGCATCACAGGCAAGAATAGTAGCTTGTGGTACCCGATTGACACTATTGGCAATGGTCTTGAAGTTCATTGTCGGGCCTGCCATAATGGCGGTGCCCTCCATCGCTGTTGGATTAAAGGGAATACCATTTAAAACTGCAGTTATACAG GCAGCTCTTCCGCAAGGGATCGTTCCATTCGTATTTGCCAAGGAGTATAATGTTCACCCAAATATCTTGAGCACCGG GATAATTGTTGGATTGCTTGTGACCTTGCCCATAGCACTGGTCTACTATTTGTTATTGGGATTATAG
- the LOC122604624 gene encoding serine/threonine-protein kinase D6PK produces the protein MNNHTKTTSPNNHGSCSKSPDLNIQDLSFTSSSPRTDLSISTISTCNNNNNNNKEKDGIHSNEVESFQDSQKTSLSNSSSSFSYNNLDQNEPKGSNFIPSKPHKSNDIRWDAIQSVKCKDGDLNLSHFRLLKKLGFGDIGSVYLAELRNMGCLFAVKVMDKGMLVGRKKLARAQTERDILGMLDHPFLPTLYSHFDTDKLSCLLMEFCSGGDLHILRQRQPGKHFSEQAARFYASEVLLALEYLHMMGVVYRDLKPENVLVREDGHIMLSDFDLSLRCLVNPRLVKSTNEPSCTGASYCIQQSCIEPSCRLPACVEPTCFQPSCFKPRLFSSSKTSKSKTEKNKTTVSLDSRPVLIVEPTAARSMSFVGTHEYLAPEIIRGDGHGSAVDWWTFGIFLYELLHGKTPFKGNGNRETLFNVVGQSLKFPEGSNISFAAKDLIRGLLVKDPQKRLGYKRGATEIKQHPFFESINWALIRGIHPPEIPKPVDLSFLNQTVKSSLPQNDKKASDSDRSSGPYLDFEFF, from the exons ATGAACAACCACACCAAAACCACTAGCCCAAACAATCATGGGTCTTGCTCAAAATCACCAGATCTTAACATCCAAGATCTTAGTTTCACTTCATCTAGCCCCAGAACAGATTTAAGCATTAGTACCATTAGtacttgtaataataataataataataataaagaaaaagatggtATTCATTCAAATGAAGTAGAATCTTTTCAAGATAGTCAAAAAACTAGCTTAAGTAATTCCTCCAGTAGTTTTTCATACAATAATCTTGACCAAAATGAGCCCAAAGGCTCAAACTTTATCCCATCGAAACCGCATAAATCGAACGATATTCGATGGGATGCAATTCAGTCAGTAAAGTGTAAAGATGGTGACTTAAATTTATCACATTTTAGGTTATTGAAAAAACTTGGATTTGGGGATATTGGGAGTGTTTATTTAGCTGAGTTAAGGAATATGGGGTGTTTATTTGCAGTTAAAGTAATGGATAAAGGAATGTTAGTTGGTAGGAAAAAATTAGCTAGAGCTCAAACTGAAAGGGATATTTTAGGAATGTTGGATCATCCTTTTCTTCCAACGCTTTATTCGCATTTCGATACGGACAAGCTTTCGTGTTTGTTGATGGAGTTTTGTAGCGGTGGTGATCTTCATATTCTTCGACAACGACAGCCTGGCAAACATTTTTCGGAACAAGCTGCAAG ATTTTATGCTTCTGAAGTGCTTCTTGCTTTAGAGTATCTACACATGATGGGTGTGGTATACAGAGATTTAAAGCCGGAAAATGTTTTAGTTAGAGAAGATGGTCATATAATGTTGTCTGATTTCGATTTATCATTAAGGTGTCTTGTTAACCCAAGACTAGTTAAGTCAACAAACGAGCCATCTTGCACTGGGGCTTCCTATTGTATTCAGCAATCTTGCATTGAGCCCTCTTGCAGGTTACCGGCTTGTGTTGAGCCTACTTGCTTCCAACCTTCTTGTTTTAAGCCCCGTCTTTTCAGCTCTTCCAAAACATCAAAATCCAAAACAGAAAAAAATAAGACTACCGTAAGCTTAGATTCACGTCCTGTGCTTATAGTAGAACCAACTGCGGCTAGGTCCATGTCGTTTGTTGGGACCCACGAGTATTTAGCACCTGAAATCATTAGAGGAGATGGTCATGGGAGTGCGGTTGATTGGTGGACGTTTGGTATATTTTTGTATGAATTGCTTCATGGGAAAACACCGTTTAAAGGCAATGGAAATCGAGAGACGTTGTTTAATGTTGTTGGCCAGTCCTTAAAGTTTCCCGAAGGGTCAAACATTAGTTTCGCAGCAAAGGATTTGATTCGGGGTCTTCTTGTTAAGGATCCACAAAAAAGATTAGGATACAAAAGAGGAGCAACGGAGATTAAACAACATCCATTTTTTGAAAGCATAAATTGGGCTCTTATTCGAGGTATTCACCCTCCCGAGATTCCAAAACCTGTCGACCTTTCGTTCTTGAATCAAACAGTCAAGTCATCGTTGCCTCAGAACGACAAGAAAGCATCTGACTCGGATAGATCATCAGGTCCTTATTTAGATTTCGAATTCTTTTAG